The proteins below are encoded in one region of Silene latifolia isolate original U9 population chromosome 2, ASM4854445v1, whole genome shotgun sequence:
- the LOC141640793 gene encoding DUF21 domain-containing protein At2g14520-like — MREEILSVSNIPYVNWSSFFAADKLRILEISATNYKVNQLFAIDKKILPVVKNQHLLLCTLLICNAAAMETLPTFLDSFVTAWGAILISVTLILLFDEIMPQSLCSRYGLAIGATVAPFVRVLVWICFPIAYPISKVLDLLLGHGHKALFRRAELKTLVNLHGNEAGKSGELTHDETTIIAGALELTEKTAGDAMTPIADIFSIDINGKLDRDLMNSIMDNGHSRIPVYYEEQTNIIGCILMLVAYSILNGARHVFIKNRLMILGLGLDSSLWILLSFRRAL; from the exons ATGCGGGAAGAAATATTAAGTGTATCAAATATTCCATATGTGAACTGGAGTAGCTTTTTCGCAGCTGATAAGTTAAGGATTCTTGAGATATCTGCAACCAATTATAAAGTGAATCAGCTATTTGCAATTGACA AGAAAATATTGCCGGTTGTTAAGAATCAGCATTTACTACTCTGTACCTTGCTTATCTGTAATGCTGCCGCCATGGAG ACACTCCCAACTTTCCTGGATAGTTTTGTTACAGCTTGGGGTGCCATCCTCATTTCAGTGACATTAATACTTTTGTTTGACGAG ATTATGCCGCAATCACTTTGTTCTCGCTATGGTTTGGCGATCGGTGCAACAGTTGCTCCTTTTGTTCGTGTACTTGTTTGGATTTGTTTTCCTATTGCCTACCCCATAAGCAAGGT TTTGGATTTACTTCTAGGGCATGGACATAAAGCTCTTTTCCGCAGAGCTGAGCTGAAGACACTTGTGAATCTGCATGGAAACGAG GCTGGGAAAAGTGGGGAATTAACTCATGATGAAACTACAATTATCGCTGGAGCATTGGAACTAACAGAGAAGACAGCTGGTGATGCAATGACTCCAATAGCTGATATATTTTCGATTGACATCAATGGCAAACTTGATAG GGACTTGATGAACTCAATAATGGATAACGGTCATAGCCGAATTCCAGTCTATTATGAGGAGCAGACCAACATTATCGGATGTATCCTC ATGCTTGTTGCTTATTCAATATTAAATGGTGCACGTCATGTGTTCATAAAAAACAGGCTAATGATCTTAGGGCTAGGACTTGACAGTTCTCTGTG GATACTGTTATCATTTCGACGTGCACTTTAG